The Salvelinus namaycush isolate Seneca chromosome 30, SaNama_1.0, whole genome shotgun sequence region GCAGCGCTGCAGGTGGCCACTATTATGCCTGCATTAAGTCCTTCAGCGATGGCCAGTGGTACAGTTTCAACGACCAGCACGTCAGCAAGGTTATCAGTCTTACAATAACTTATGTTTACTATGCATGTAATACTAGACAAAACAACTCAACACAGGTTGCATCAACATAACTCCTGTCATTGTAACTGACAGTTGTCAGAAACACAACGGTGGTggtccagtgtgttgatgtgtgtgtgtgtgtgtccttataTAGATCACCCAGGAAGACATCAGGAAAACATATGGAGGGTCCTCGGGGAGCAGAGGCTATTACTCCAGTGCCTTTGCCAGGTCAGTGGAGCTCCTGTCTCTGTCAATCTCTGGATTGATCTGAAATCAATATGTCCCTGAACACATCTCACTCCCATGCCTGGCTCTCCCATCTCACAATCTCATTGTATGTACCTACTAATGCATGCCTACATGGCCAGAACATTACCAGCATCTGTTCACTTCCCACTCCACACACCGCAACGTTCAATACCAGAGGAAGCTTTAATGGGGATGAACTGGGGCTTGTTTACTCAGAGCCCTACATTTTATTGAAGTCTCCCTGGGAGAACAACAAGAGGGTGGTTATTCAGGCTAGGACAAAGCCCTGTTGATAACTGAGCTTTTACGTAATGCACTGTTCTTTCATGTGTTTGGAAAGGAAGATGGAACTCTCTAAGATTTGGCTACTCATTTTCCTTTTCTCCATTTGCATTTAATAAGATGTTTTTCTGTTCCAACAGCTCTACGAATGCGTATATGCTGATTTATAGGTTGAAAGACCCCTCAAGGAATGCAAGTAAGGGAAACATATTGAACCAAGTCTAGTTCCATAATCAAGTTTGCTTTTAAATGTCTAAAATGACTGTTCATCTGTATAAAGTTGAATATGTGGGTATAACAATCCTAGTAGGTTTTACTTTCCTAGTCTCTCTCAATGACTTGGACCCCCAGTTAGTTATGGTGATCTCTTGACTGATGGGCCGTGTTGTTACCACTGCAGAGTATCTGGATTGTGATGACTTCCCTGAGCACATAAAGCATCTGGTCCAGAGGGAGAAGGAGTCTGAGGAGCAGGAGAAAAGACAGAGGGAGATCGAGCGTAATACCTGCAAGGTACATCCTCCTCCTGTGGACTTTCCCATGGTCAACGGTGTCGGTCATTTGACTGAATGTTGTTCTGTTGTTTTTCACAGGGGTTGTATTGTTGTTAATTGCTCTGTATTTCTCTTGTCAGATCAAGCTGTTCTGCATGCATCCGGTGAAGATGATGGCTATAATGGAGAACAAGCTGGAAGTGCACAAGGACAAGACGCTCAGAGAGGCAACAGAGATGGCCTACAAGGTACGTCAGAGTGGAAGCTAAACGGGGAGGAAAGCATTGAAAGCTAATCTCACTCAGCAGCTGCAGTTCATACCAGCCAGCGGTCGGTGTCAGAATAGAGAGTGGTCCTAGGATAAACATAGTTCTAAGAATAAAAGGGGGGTTACAATGGCCAAGAGAAGCTTCAAAACATTACCTTATGTGTCTATTAGCAAttggatgtgtttgtgtgtgtctttggcCAATCATTCTGCCCCATAGCTCATGGAACTGGATGGGGTGGTCCCGCTGGACTGCTGTCGCCTGGTCAAGTACGATGAGTTCCATGAGTACCTGGAGCGCTCGTACGAGGGCGAGGAGGACACCCCCATGGGGCTGCTGCTGGGCGGGGTCAAGTCCTCCTACATGTTTGACCTGCTGCTGGAGACCCGCAGACCAGAGCAAGTCTTCCAGCCATACAAACCCGGAGGTCAGTAAAACACATTCAATAATTTAAATATAATACTAAAACTAGCAACTCTTTTAGCCTTTTCGGAAATTAGTTGTGTGTGACTGGTTGGTGTGTCTCTGTAGAGGTGATGGTGAAGGTTCACGTGGTGGATCTGAAGACTGACACTGTTGCCCCTCCCGTCAGCATCAGGGCCTACCTAAACCAGTCAATCACTGAGTTCAAGCAGCTCATTGCACAGGTAAGTTCAGACACTCTTCTTTAATTCTTCCTTTCTATCTAATACAGTCTAATCCAACCTGATACAGTCCACACTTGTAAGACCATAAAATCTGCCAGTATTTGTTTTGGGATCTGTGGTGAAGTATCTCcactgtgtgtgtattgtttgttGAAAGGCCACAGAGCTCTCAGCTGAAACCATGCGTGTCGTCCTGGAGCGCTGCTATAATGACCTTCGGCTTCTCTACGTGCCCAACAAGACACTGAAAGCAGAGGGTTTCTTCAGGAGCAACAAGGTCACACTCTACTTTATTTTTGTCCTTTCCAGCTTGTGTCTGCTGTGTTAAATTATGTTTACAGATACACAACATTTTCAGCAGGGCTTTGATCGCAGATGTAACACAAACCTAATTTGTCCATTATCTGGTTTCTCTTAGGTTTTTGTGGAAAGCTCTGAATCCCCAGATCACCAGGTCACTTTCACTGATTCCCTCTTGTGGAAACTGCTGGATCGCCATGGGAACACAATCCGCCTGTTTGTCTCGCTCCCTGTGCAATCCCCCGGCACCAACATAACTATTTGCCAAAAAGTGGACGGCGACCCTGAGGAGTGCTCTGAGGGGTCAAAGGTCAACAGGAATTCTGTAGAGACCATCCTGGAGGAGAGCACAGAGAAGCTGAAGAACCTGTCCCTCCAGCAGCAGCAGGGCTCCAGCACCAGTGACAGCCAGAAGAGCTCAGACACCAGCGACTTCGAGCACATCGAGTCCCCCTCACCCTCTCAGGAACCAGACTCCTCCTCCGTATCCGCTGTCGTTGCAGTCGACAACCGAGAGCTGGAGAACCGGATCCGGGTGGCCAGCGGCGGGGGGGCCTACTCTGACCCGGAAACCCAGTTCCCTGGGGAGGAGCGCTCGGACTCTGAGGTGAACAACGATCGCAGCACGAGCTCAGTGGACAGTGACATCCTGAGCTCCAGCCACAGCAGTGACACGCTGTGCAACGCTGACAGCGGCCCCATCCAGCTGGCCAATGGCCTGGACTCACACAGCATCACCAGCAGCCGCCGCTCCAAGGCCAATGAGGGCAAGAAGGAGACGTGGGACACAGCCGAGGAGGACAGTGGCACAGACAGCGAGTATGATGAGAATGGGAAGAGCAAGGCGGAATCCTATTACCTCTACTTCAGAGCAGAACCATATGCACAGGAGGACGGCTCTGGGGAAGGAGGCCAGAAATGTACGTCTTCTAAATCTGTTTACAAATGCAGGTCTTTGATTCTAATCTTGTTTAGTCTGTCCTAACTTTTTTTGATTGAATGTTTAGTTTGTGGGAActgtagaatttttttttttttaacctttttctGTGGAATAAGTGTGGGTCGTTCATACTATGAATTGAATCACTTTTTTACAGCACCGTTTTGATTTGAACGAAACCTTCCATACATGTTTTCCCATGTTAGAAGTCGTCAGAAAGTGCTCAAAGATTACCAATTTTTCATACCccaccatgagacatccatgcaCACCcgcatgtgtgtatgtctgtggtaTGTGTGTACACGTGTGCTTGTGAGAAATGGGGAGAATGCTGTAGCAGGCCTCACTCTCCATTGGATTTGCTTATACTGTATAATAAGATTTGAAGGTGTTTAAGATCTGAGAGAGGGAGAACGCTGTAAATATAGTACGATACAGAAACGGCTGTAGTTCACAAACAGCAATAAGTTTAATCATATATTTGGGCTTAGAACAGGTCAGATAACAATACTATATGCTTTTAAACTATTTCATTCTTAAATGTATTTCAAAATGCTGAAGTCATTTTAAAGTATGATAGAGAATAACAATACTAAAATGTCAATATGGCCTGTCTAGACACTTGTGCTAACTGTGTTGATACCAAATTTCATGCATTTACACAAAACAGAATTTCTGGCACATTTTTGATATCGTACTAAATATAGTACATGAATGTGAATGGGTTAATTTAAGATAAGCACTCATGTCAGTTATCTGATAGAGCAACACCTCGAGGGTTAAGAAACACTGGTTTAGATGCTGTTAGAACAAAATCCACATGTAGTATTTAATATACTGTTATATGATTAGTTTGTTCCAACTAATTGAAACATATGTTTTGGTGCTGTTTGCCTGTCAGGTGTACTGGTCCACGTGGATAAGAGGATAACTCTGTCAGCGTTCAAACAGAACCTGGAGCCTTTCGTGGGAGTCACCTCTACCCAGTTCAAGGTGTTCCGCGTCTACGCCAACAACCAGGAGTTTGAGAGTGTACGGCTCAACGagaccctctcctccttctctgacGACAACAAGGTCCGTAGCGTCTCACTATCTGCCCCTTTCAAAACATGACTTTTTTCaaaagatgtttttttttttttttttttacaaacaatCTTATCCATGACGCTCCTCTTGGTCTTCTTACAGATAACCATTCGATTAGGCAGAGCACTGAAGAAGGGCGAGTATCGGGTGAAAGTGTACCAGCTACTAGTGAATGATGCAGAGGTAAGGACCGGGATGAGCTGATGTTTCTTCACACACACAAGTGATTGTTATTCGGTGTTGTGCAATTTCCTCACTTAAAAGCAGTCTGTAGGTGTGTCACTGATGGATTTGTCACCAGGGTGTATTATGTGACAGTTGTATATGTCATTGTGTTTCAtgcttaagtgtgtgtgtgtctctcctcccCAGCCCTGTAAGTTCCTCGTAGACACAGTGTTTGCTAAGGGCATGACTGTGAAACAGTCCAAAGAGGAGCTAATGCCTCAGCTGAAAGACCAATGCAAGCTGGACCTCAACATCGACAAGTGGGTTCCACCTTACACACTTAAAAACATGTACAGTCAAGTAACTCTAATCTGCATATCTAAAATGATCTATGTACACAATCCAATGCACACGAATGTATGGGCACACATGCAACCATACATCAAATATTATACACTTGAATCCTTTACCTACATATTTTCTTCTGAAAACATTTGTTGACTGTAAAAGGTACCACAGGTGTCTTCGTGGTGATACAATCAGAATGTCAGTCTTTAGTCATTTAGAAGACGCTcttaaccctagttgctctggataagtgccttgctcaaaggcacatcgacagatttttcacctcgtccgctcggggattcaaaccagcggcCTTTCGGATACTGGCcaaacgctcttaaccgctaggctacctgctgcagaTCCTCTCACTTCAAAGTATTATGGGTGCCTTTGTTCTACTATGGATGGGTACTGTGAGTGACCTTTTAAAGCACTGACTCACAGCTGATGCTTATTGCTAGAAGTGTTGTTGAATCCCAATTGTGTGTGGGGTCAGGTTCCGTCTCAGGAAGAAGACGTGGAAGAACCCAGGGACAGTGTTTCTGGACTACCACGTCTACGAGGAGGACATCAACATCTCCAGTAACTGGGAGGTCTTTCTGGAGGTTCTAGATGGTAATACTGGTTTGCTATTGTTTCGACTACTCTCTTCAGAACAATTGTAAATCGCCTCATGGTCATCATAGCCTGAAAAGAGACAAACTTACTCTAAAATATATTACTGCTTTATATCAAACGCCTATATTAGGTCACGTAAAAATGGCTTTAGAGGAAGCTTTAACAATTACTTCTGTAAAAGGAAAAGCCCTGTAGAACTGAATTGTCTCATCTGAATGAGTATCacttgtgagagagagaaagagaggcagaccGAGGCAGTGGGTGTGTGTGCTCGCTCAGCCATCTCCAACCCTCTTCTCCTGCCCCTTTCCAGGACCGGAGAAGATGAAGTCCATGTCCCAGCTGGCTGTGCTGACCCGCCGCTGGACCCCCGCCCAGATGAAGCTGGAGCCCTTCCGGGAAGTGGTTCTGGAGAGCAGCAGTGTGGAGGAACTCAaggaaaaggtgtgtgtgtattcacGTCCTGAATGTGGTGCCAGGCCTTGTACACTGGTGCACATGTCTGAGGCCACAGACACGCTGGATTGCAAGGCAGCACTGTGGGATGGTCTTACCCACTAAGTGCACGCTCCCAGCAACATCACTGGGTCTGATGCACCACTTGGGAGTAGTGAGATGCACTGTAACTTTTCACATCACAGTATATATAACATCAGCCTCCTAGACTTTGAGATGCATAATTAGATGTTGCAAGGTAAATTATAGGGCATGCTAAATGGATATTAAAAGGTAATTTATGACAtcaattctctctctccagctcagtGAAATAAGTGGTGTTCCTCTTGAAaacctggagtttgccaaagtAGGTGAACTGTTTTTGATGCTGTTAGGATTTATTTTTACCCTTGCGTTGATTCACTCCACTTAATTTCCTGAAATGTTTCCCAATTTACTGACTGGCGTCCTGATTGTCTCCTGCAGGGGCGCGGAACATTTCCTTGTGATATCTCGGTATTGGAGATCCATCAGGATCTGGACTGGAACCCTAAAGTGTCCACTCTGAATGTGTGGCCTCTGTACATCTGTGATGATGGTGCTGTGGTCTTCTACAGGTAAACCCATCATACTCTGCCATACTGGAACAGGGCCCTTTGCCATTTCAAATGAGTAGCTGTTGTGAAATGACAATGGGATGTTCAGGAAAATTGCAGATATTTGGTTTAATATAGGTATATTCTCCAGAAAGTCTCACCGCTTGTGCTCTGGGGTTTCAGGGACAGCACAGAGGAGCCTATGGAACAGTCTGAAGATGAACGCAATGAGCTGATGAAGAGGGAGAGCAGCCGCCTGCTGAAGACTGGCCACCGGGTCAGTTACTCACCTCGTAAGGAGAAGGCCCTTAAGATCTACCTGGATGGGGGCCCGGTCAAGGACCCGGGGCAGGACTGAGGCCCTTCTGAGGCCCGTCCCAGTTAGCTGGTTGGCCTGCCTGCCGCAGTGTAGCTTGGCCCGGCCAGGGGACCCTGTCTGGCGTGGGGCCCCACGTTGACTCGACGACGTCACCAGATCAGTGCGTCTCACACCATCTCTCGTCCTCCCATCTGAGCTCTAGGGGAAAGAGAGTGGCTCAGAAATCATATTGTGCACTATAGTTTATTGTACTGTGAAGTTTAAAGGGAAGTGCAAAAgctattcaataaaaaaaatactatacAGACAAATCAATTTAACGAAAATGTTCCAGACATGGGTGCACGATCAAAGTAGAGCTGTGTAGCCAGAGGGAAAGACAAGTCTGTCAGTTTCCTCCTTCTCCGCAACACTTTAtttctcctcatctccctcttGCACTTGGgtttctcgctctccctctgttaGGTAGACTAGCGATAGAGCCTACCTGACCCATCTGTGAACATGTACCTGGTTCAAATTCTCCACATCTGATATTTCACCAGGCTAGAGCGATGCTCGTCCCACCCACCCACTTTAGAGACTGAGTATAAAGCCAAGAATATCTACGACAACAACCTCACTTTGTCTTCTTCCAGTTTCTTTGTCTTCTTTAATCCAAACTGCAGTTTTTTTTATCCTTGGCAAATCAATACGTAGTTCACACTCAACATTTAATGACCTCTGTCTTCTCTGATTCTATAAAATGGTCATTTTTGATTTGCTGACGTGGAGGGTTTCTGCTGTTTTCCCAGAATGCCACAGTGTACATCACTGTGGAAACTCCTCTTACTGCTGCTCCACCCCCTATGCTTTATAGGAGCTCAGCCTCACTTCCTCCTGATTCACTGATACGTGTTAGTCCTCCAATTACCAAGGAAATGGCAACTAGACCACCATGTAGACTATGTTAAGGAGCTCATCATTTTGTTCAATGtaaattattttgatgttatTTTGTGACCTCTGGCACACATTAAAAACATTTTGTCTGTATTTAACCTTATGTTAATTTAGAAACCTGTTTATTTCTGCACGATGTGAACGGTGTGCGTGTCTGTCGAGGCCACGTGCATGCTGATTGCTTGACGGGCGGGAGCCCTCAGTGGTTTCGGAGATGGTTGGGGGCAATATATACCTGCTAATGCTTCTCAGACTGAGCAGAGGGCATAGACCTTACTGGACCAGCTGACTGGGTATCCACGCTGCAGGGCCCAGCAGAGCTCCTCTGTGCTTCTAATGCTGCCTGCCACAAGCTGTTCACAGTAGAAATGCCAATAAAATAATTTGTTTCTTTGTTTTGAGGTTTACATCTTGTGTGAACATAGTTAAGGTGATTTTAGAATTGAAATTGTTTTTTTCATAACTGCAGTATTCTGTTATTGTAAATTAAAAACTTTGAATCCCCACTTTACCAAAATCTGCATTTATATGGATTGAACATGGTATACATATAAGAATATTTACATCTCAATAATAGACATCTACATTTTCAAAGCCTTTTATTTTCTTATGAGCAAAAGTTGTGCAAGCTGCATGTGTCTGGGTTATAGTTTCCATTACCAAGTTGTGGGCATGATGAGCTGACCTGTCATATTCTGTCAAAGTGCTCCATATATTCAGAAATTTTATCTGTCCTTGTTTAAATCACTATTTAAAACAAAAAACAGGACTAAGCAAGCTACAGTGCATTGTGTTTGAACAAAGGGCCTCAACGGTGCATCCTTAAGGTAGGCACATAAGTGAGACATCAGAGAGAGCAGGATGGGGTATGTTTTAAGTACATATTTGTTAACACAAACTCTTATTGCAGAATTTGAGTGTAGTCATCATACACAGTACCTTTGAACAGCGTGAACGTCTAGGAATCGGGAAATACCCAAAATGTAAATTCCATCTAATACATACATGGTGTTATGCACTACGTAACATCTAGAGCTTTGGTTAACTTCAAGCAGATAGAGAAAAACTGCAATGGCTTGAATAAACAATGCCTTGTGAGAGTGTGAGCAACTTCAATTTCTAGGCTGAAATCACTGGAGACCCTTCTGATTGTCTACAGGCCTGAAAAGGTTGAGCTGCATGGTTACTCCTAGACAATATAGTCAATTTCTGAATAAAGTGTGTCTGTCAGGTCCTCTTCACTCGAGTTCTGTCTTTTCAGACACAGGGAGCCTCGGCTGTCAAAGAGATGAGGAAATCAATTTGTAGCATCATACTGGGTCAACAGCATTTTGAGTGATCGCTATGGCTTTTGTCTACcaagtgttttttatttttatgtaatgACTTATGCCTTCATTTCAATTGAATGTAAATGTTGCAGGTTTTCAGCATATAGACTCTTACCCGAGATGTTGGCACTGGAGGTCCCCAGCACAGGGGCAGTGTTCCCTTGGTCCCTGGCCCTCTATGTCCCAGGACAGCAGCTCCATAAGGTGATTGGAGGAGCCATGACAGCGCTCACGCTCTATTGGCTTCGCCGTGCACACAGGGAACAGCAGAGCTGACCACAAggtaaggggagagagatgggtagtGACAAAGGTAAGTGACATTACTACAGAAACTTTAATACAGGAGTACAGTACATGGACAGTGCTTGAAAGGGAAAGCAGGTTATGGGCCTTCACATGATCACTTAACTATCTGAAACTTCAATGCGCCCTGCTTCACTTGACTTCATGACTATCATAATTGGCTAGGGACAATTACATTGAGAACAGAGGCTTTGTGGTATCGCAATTTGAAGCCTCCCTTTTTTGGATGTCAAAGCAATCCCTGTAGGTTTTTATCTGGCTGAGTCATAGACAAATGAAAGGAGCCCATTTCGCTCCCCACAGATGATGTTAATTTCATGTAGAATGACTCATGGTGTATAATTTAGCAGAGTAATTATGTTCTGTGTGTGGCCTTGTGGCCTGCACCTTTATGGAAAGCACAGCAGAGGTCTGGGCTGCAGTCGTTCTGGTATTGGCAGATGCTGCCAGCTTCCCCCTTAGTGGTGTTCTGGCTGCAttggccccacacacacagctgtcctGTACAACACTCCTCATCCTTTTTTGCAgggctggaacacacacacagtgacaaacTGTCAGATGACATGCATGGCATCATGTAAGCCCCATGGTCATGGAATGGCATGACCAGTCTCTTGTAACTCTCCTAAGCTCTCTAGGTGTAGCAAATTCCTGCTACTTGTGCAAGCTGAACCAATAGTGGTATCTAATTAATAGTTAATAGTGTGCTGCTTGACATGACTGTTTTTCTGTGCAGGACATTAACACAGGCCTTATCAACTTGGAAGACCCTTAACTATTCTCAGCGTACCTTTGACTTTGAATGCAAGCCAGTATCTACAGTATTATGTGgatggatttctactctgccctgcCAAAAACACTGGTCTTAAATTCAATTACATTGTGTCTGTAGAGTAGGCTCTCTCATTACCTCTCATCCTGCTCATCTCTTTGTCctctgagagagggggagagaggtggagctCTTATTCAATCAGACACATGCTTTGATGCACAGCCAAGAGGAGAGAAGCTCTCCGTCATGAAACACTCCAGTTACACTTGTGGCAACACTGCAATGCAGTAACAATGCAGAAGCAGCTGCATCATATTGTTTAAGCAATCTGCTGCTCTGTGattgctgtgtgtgtgcacgtgcgcacTAAAGCACTGTTACAAAAACTGGAGAAGGTCTGAAGTAGCACGTAATAGTAACTAGGAAGGAGTCAAAGTCCCCTGGGAAATATAAGTCTGCATGAATACATTCTAGATGGGTTCAGTGTCAGGGTGTGTAAAATGTGTGTGACACTGTTAGTAACCATGAAATGGACCTACCACGTCGAGGGCTTTGCAGGTTAGACACTTGGATCGGTGCGTCTCATACCGGCAATATTTCCCCTTTTCACAGTCCTCATCAATCATACACTCCtgtgaggaggggaagaggagacaTTCAAGACACACCCTCCTTCACAGATAAACATGCAGATGGTCTCTATATGGTACCAAAGCCGCCCACAATCCAGAGTTTTGCACTAGAAAACAGATTGTACTGGAAAAATTGGCTAAATCAAACATGGTAGACTTGAAGAGAAATTCAGAGGTTGTAGCCATGTACTATTGCAAACTTATTTACAAAAGTTACTTTAAAATAACTTCAAAGTACATTTTTGAGGATGTGATACGTTGTTGCACGATCTCTTCCAatatttacactaccgttcaaaagtttggggtcacttagaaatgtacttgtttttgaaagaaaagcacatttttcatccaataaaataacataaaattgatcagaaatacagtatagacattgttaatgctgtaaatgactattgtagctggaaacggctgatttttaatggaataatTAGATAGGCAtacggaggcccattatcagcaaccatcactcctgtgttccaatggcacgttgtattagctaatccaagtttatcattttaaaaggctaattgatcattagaaaacccttttgcaactatgttagcacagctgaaaactgttgttctgattaaagaagcaataaaactggccttctttagactagttgagtatctggagcataagcatttgtgggttcgattacaggctcagaatggccagaaacaaagaactttcttctgaaactcatcagtctattcttgttctgagaaatgaaggctattccatgtgagaaattgccaagaaactgaagatctcatacagcgctgtgtactactcccttcacagaacagtgcaaactgtctctaaccagaatagaaagaggagtgggaggccccggtgcacaactgagcaagaggacaagtacattagagtgtagtttgagaaacagatgcctcacaagtcctcaactggtagcttcatgaaatagtacccgcaaaacaccagtctcaacgtcaacagtgaagaggcaactccgggatgctggccttctaggcagagttcctctgtccagtgtctgtgttcttctgcccatcttaatcttttcattttattggccagtctgagatatggctttttctttgcaactctgcgaGACTGGAGAGGCGTACAGGGCATGGGGAAAGAGAAATGAGATTCCCAAACATGACAGCAGTTGTGGCCGCATGCAGAACAGCACAGAAAGAGGAAACACAGCCGATGACTTGTTAAATCTTTCATGAATTGTGACTTGCATTAAGGATGGAATTGTATTCATCTTATGCCCACTGTCTTTATTAAACACAAAACACCAGTTAGAGTTATAGTGTTCAAGATATTGTGGATaatatatgtttaaaaaaaaatctgttgtaAATCATGATGGAGGGAAATTCCAAAGATTGTTTTTGACTCACATGATTAATATTATTTTCCTTGCCACTGGACTGGATAACTGTTCTGGTGATGTGGGTCTCTCCTGTTCTGTTGTCTGTCTCCTAAAGAGAGACACATTTCCAGTTAGGATCACTTCTGTAGGATTTCTGCAATTTTGCTTTCAGTCTTCATAACAAATGTGGGATGCCaaaatactactactatacagtattACAATTCATAATAGCATTTCAGCATCCTAGTTTTGAATGAAATACAGTACAAAAATACATTTGCATGTGACTACTACTGTACCTTGTGTACTATCTCTATGGTGTGGATGGATTGAGTTTCAACCACACTCTCAGAAGTGCTTTTGTTGTGGTAATTTGAGGGAAGGTTATTGGGATGCAAGCTGGACTTTGCACTCTCATTGTCCATCTAAAGAGGTTTGTTGCAAAAGATCAATGTTGCATTGAGGTCACCACTGGTTTTTTTTACACAATGTGCATGTTAAGATTGACTTCGACTCATCTCAACCCACATGGGCAACTGTTTTTATTAGTCTAATAAAGATTTATGTCTCAAGTTAAACTTGTGGTTACTTTAACAGAAAAGTTTCAGATCAACTAAAATGATATAAT contains the following coding sequences:
- the LOC120024687 gene encoding ubiquitin carboxyl-terminal hydrolase 47-like isoform X1 translates to MEMVPSEENQLVLKEIENAAEEPRVLCIVQDTTNAKTVNERLTLNLPASTTLPKLFEDVAHKAGYVNGTFDLAWRKTGDMGSLDPSSEMSLTESGFEPGKRNFLQLTDKDGEQPQIASDESGTASSSGLDDSSQERFIGPLPRDGTVGCSSDYSSPSYSYSSILNKSDTGYVGLVNQAMTCYLNSLLQTLFMTPEFRNALYNWEFEESEEDPVTSIPYQLQRLFLLLQTSKKRAIETTDVTRSFGWDSSEAWQQHDVQELCRVMFDALEQKWKQTEQADLINQLYQGKLKDYVRCLECGYESWRIDTYLDIPLVIRPFGASQAYGSVEEALQAFVQPETLDGANQYFCERCKKKCDARKGLRFLHFPYLLTLQLKRFDFDYTTMHRIKLNDRMSFPEELDMGPFIDVEDEKSPQTESCTDSGAENEGSCHSDQMSNDFSADDGVDEGICLDSASSTERALKPKVPSLNTSSLTFELFSVMVHSGSAAGGHYYACIKSFSDGQWYSFNDQHVSKITQEDIRKTYGGSSGSRGYYSSAFASSTNAYMLIYRLKDPSRNAKYLDCDDFPEHIKHLVQREKESEEQEKRQREIERNTCKIKLFCMHPVKMMAIMENKLEVHKDKTLREATEMAYKLMELDGVVPLDCCRLVKYDEFHEYLERSYEGEEDTPMGLLLGGVKSSYMFDLLLETRRPEQVFQPYKPGEVMVKVHVVDLKTDTVAPPVSIRAYLNQSITEFKQLIAQATELSAETMRVVLERCYNDLRLLYVPNKTLKAEGFFRSNKVFVESSESPDHQVTFTDSLLWKLLDRHGNTIRLFVSLPVQSPGTNITICQKVDGDPEECSEGSKVNRNSVETILEESTEKLKNLSLQQQQGSSTSDSQKSSDTSDFEHIESPSPSQEPDSSSVSAVVAVDNRELENRIRVASGGGAYSDPETQFPGEERSDSEVNNDRSTSSVDSDILSSSHSSDTLCNADSGPIQLANGLDSHSITSSRRSKANEGKKETWDTAEEDSGTDSEYDENGKSKAESYYLYFRAEPYAQEDGSGEGGQKCVLVHVDKRITLSAFKQNLEPFVGVTSTQFKVFRVYANNQEFESVRLNETLSSFSDDNKITIRLGRALKKGEYRVKVYQLLVNDAEPCKFLVDTVFAKGMTVKQSKEELMPQLKDQCKLDLNIDKFRLRKKTWKNPGTVFLDYHVYEEDINISSNWEVFLEVLDGPEKMKSMSQLAVLTRRWTPAQMKLEPFREVVLESSSVEELKEKLSEISGVPLENLEFAKGRGTFPCDISVLEIHQDLDWNPKVSTLNVWPLYICDDGAVVFYRDSTEEPMEQSEDERNELMKRESSRLLKTGHRVSYSPRKEKALKIYLDGGPVKDPGQD
- the LOC120024687 gene encoding ubiquitin carboxyl-terminal hydrolase 47-like isoform X3; this translates as MEMVPSEENQLVLKEIENAAEEPRVLCIVQDTTNAKTVNERLTLNLPASTTLPKLFEDVAHKAGYVNGTFDLAWRKTGDMGSLDPSSEMSLTESGFEPGKRNFLQLTDKDGEQPQIASDESGTASSSGLDDSSQERFIGPLPRDGTVGCSSDYSSPSYSYSSILNKSDTGYVGLVNQAMTCYLNSLLQTLFMTPEFRNALYNWEFEESEEDPVTSIPYQLQRLFLLLQTSKKRAIETTDVTRSFGWDSSEAWQQHDVQELCRVMFDALEQKWKQTEQADLINQLYQGKLKDYVRCLECGYESWRIDTYLDIPLVIRPFGASQAYGSVEEALQAFVQPETLDGANQYFCERCKKKCDARKGLRFLHFPYLLTLQLKRFDFDYTTMHRIKLNDRMSFPEELDMGPFIDVEDEKSPQTESCTDSGAENEGSCHSDQMSNDFSADDGVDEGICLDSASSTERALKPKVPSLNTSSLTFELFSVMVHSGSAAGGHYYACIKSFSDGQWYSFNDQHVSKITQEDIRKTYGGSSGSRGYYSSAFASSTNAYMLIYRLKDPSRNAKYLDCDDFPEHIKHLVQREKESEEQEKRQREIERNTCKIKLFCMHPVKMMAIMENKLEVHKDKTLREATEMAYKLMELDGVVPLDCCRLVKYDEFHEYLERSYEGEEDTPMGLLLGGVKSSYMFDLLLETRRPEQVFQPYKPGEVMVKVHVVDLKTDTVAPPVSIRAYLNQSITEFKQLIAQATELSAETMRVVLERCYNDLRLLYVPNKTLKAEGFFRSNKVFVESSESPDHQVTFTDSLLWKLLDRHGNTIRLFVSLPVQSPGTNITICQKVDGDPEECSEGSKVNRNSVETILEESTEKLKNLSLQQQQGSSTSDSQKSSDTSDFEHIESPSPSQEPDSSSVSAVVAVDNRELENRIRVASGGGAYSDPETQFPGEERSDSEVNNDRSTSSVDSDILSSSHSSDTLCNADSGPIQLANGLDSHSITSSRRSKANEGKKETWDTAEEDSGTDSEYDENGKSKAESYYLYFRAEPYAQEDGSGEGGQKCVLVHVDKRITLSAFKQNLEPFVGVTSTQFKVFRVYANNQEFESVRLNETLSSFSDDNKITIRLGRALKKGEYRVKVYQLLVNDAEPCKFLVDTVFAKGMTVKQSKEELMPQLKDQCKLDLNIDKFRLRKKTWKNPGTVFLDYHVYEEDINISSNWEVFLEVLDGPEKMKSMSQLAVLTRRWTPAQMKLEPFREVVLESSSVEELKEKGRGTFPCDISVLEIHQDLDWNPKVSTLNVWPLYICDDGAVVFYRDSTEEPMEQSEDERNELMKRESSRLLKTGHRVSYSPRKEKALKIYLDGGPVKDPGQD